The Marinobacter halotolerans genome includes a window with the following:
- a CDS encoding methyl-accepting chemotaxis protein has protein sequence MLKNLKIGTRLGIAFAVVLLLLGAVAILSTERLLTIDDKVNTLAGEKAERLELSNNIIYFAQNASLASLDLLLTNDNTPKAEIDRLYNQIAERDREIKSTLDQLRTLIVTEEDRANIEEITESRQAFIESRGRVFDILQTGNELAATELWMTETRHRLNTYMEHIQHYLVYQDEQITIASEETTEIVETALSAVGILSLLAVIIGVLFAWLITRGIVRPLGTAVSAARSLADGDMTVRIEADSRDETGQLLAAMGDMVRKLSQVISEVRSGADNLASASEEVNATSQSLSQASSEQASSVEETSASMEQMTASISQNTENASITDGMASKAAKEAAEGGEAVAQTVTAMKSIAAKISIIDDIAYQTNLLALNAAIEAARAGEHGKGFAVVAAEVRKLAERSQVAAQEIGEVAGSSVNLAERAGKLLEEMVPSIQKTSDLVQEIAAASSEQSAGVEQINGAMEQLNQITQQNASASEELAATSEEMSSQAEQLQQAMAFFRVNDNATAQPPVKPRHEVAPARGREVVRPARDSEEFDASAYVRF, from the coding sequence ATGTTGAAAAATCTTAAAATCGGCACGCGTCTGGGCATCGCCTTCGCTGTGGTGCTGTTACTGCTGGGCGCAGTCGCCATTCTGTCGACCGAGCGCCTTCTGACCATTGATGACAAAGTGAACACGCTGGCTGGCGAGAAAGCCGAGCGGCTGGAACTTTCCAACAACATCATCTACTTCGCCCAGAATGCTTCCCTGGCCTCTCTGGACCTGCTCCTGACCAACGACAATACGCCAAAAGCCGAAATCGACAGACTCTACAACCAGATTGCCGAGCGGGACCGGGAAATAAAGTCAACGCTTGACCAGTTGAGAACCCTGATTGTTACGGAGGAAGACCGCGCAAACATTGAGGAAATCACTGAAAGTCGGCAGGCCTTCATCGAAAGCCGGGGGCGTGTCTTCGACATTCTTCAAACCGGCAACGAGCTGGCCGCCACCGAACTCTGGATGACGGAAACGCGTCACCGCCTGAATACCTATATGGAACATATCCAGCACTATCTGGTTTATCAGGACGAACAGATTACGATAGCCAGCGAAGAGACCACGGAGATCGTAGAAACCGCACTGTCTGCCGTTGGCATCCTTTCCCTTCTGGCGGTCATCATCGGTGTTCTGTTCGCCTGGCTGATCACCCGAGGCATTGTTCGCCCCCTGGGCACTGCCGTTTCTGCCGCGCGCAGTCTGGCCGATGGCGACATGACCGTTCGTATTGAGGCCGACAGCCGCGATGAAACCGGCCAGCTTCTGGCAGCCATGGGCGATATGGTCCGCAAGCTTTCCCAGGTGATCAGTGAAGTACGCTCTGGCGCCGACAACCTGGCCTCCGCCTCGGAAGAGGTGAACGCCACCAGCCAGTCCCTCTCCCAGGCATCCAGCGAACAGGCCTCCAGCGTTGAGGAAACCTCTGCCTCCATGGAGCAGATGACAGCCTCCATCAGCCAGAACACTGAAAACGCCTCCATCACCGATGGCATGGCCAGCAAGGCCGCCAAGGAAGCCGCCGAAGGCGGTGAAGCCGTGGCGCAGACCGTAACTGCCATGAAGAGCATTGCCGCGAAGATTTCGATCATCGACGACATTGCCTACCAGACCAACCTGCTGGCCCTGAACGCCGCCATCGAGGCCGCCCGTGCCGGTGAACACGGTAAGGGCTTTGCAGTCGTTGCGGCAGAAGTCCGCAAGCTTGCCGAACGCAGCCAGGTCGCCGCGCAGGAGATCGGTGAAGTGGCCGGATCGTCAGTAAATCTGGCAGAACGCGCCGGCAAGCTGCTGGAAGAAATGGTGCCCTCCATCCAGAAAACCTCCGATCTGGTCCAGGAGATCGCCGCTGCCTCAAGCGAGCAGTCTGCCGGCGTAGAGCAGATCAACGGCGCCATGGAACAGCTGAACCAGATTACCCAGCAGAACGCGTCCGCCTCTGAAGAGCTGGCAGCCACGTCCGAGGAGATGTCGTCACAGGCAGAACAGTTGCAGCAGGCCATGGCGTTCTTCCGTGTCAATGACAACGCCACTGCCCAGCCGCCCGTCAAACCGCGCCACGAAGTTGCACCGGCCAGGGGCCGTGAAGTAGTCAGGCCGGCCCGCGACAGCGAAGAGTTCGATGCGTCCGCCTATGTGCGGTTCTGA
- a CDS encoding chemotaxis protein CheW → MSQPQRSEEVVRIVGTSGDQNQYLTFQIGREMFAVGILHIREIIEYGSLTTVPMMPDFVRGVINLRGSVVPVIDLSARFGRGESNINRRSCVVILEVENGVGGEEHLQEIGVIVDSVSEVLEIPPADIEPAPSFGARIRADFIAGMGKVQGQFVILLNIQQALNTREMAELAAIADNNDGYNS, encoded by the coding sequence ATGAGTCAGCCACAAAGAAGTGAAGAGGTTGTAAGGATTGTCGGTACCTCTGGGGACCAGAACCAGTACCTGACCTTTCAGATCGGCCGGGAAATGTTCGCGGTTGGCATCCTGCACATCCGCGAAATTATCGAGTACGGCAGCCTGACCACCGTACCCATGATGCCGGATTTTGTGCGGGGCGTGATCAACCTTCGGGGCAGTGTGGTGCCGGTTATCGACCTGTCGGCACGGTTCGGCCGGGGTGAAAGCAACATCAACCGGCGCAGCTGCGTGGTCATCCTCGAAGTCGAGAATGGCGTTGGTGGCGAAGAGCACCTGCAGGAAATTGGCGTGATTGTGGATTCGGTATCGGAAGTGCTTGAGATTCCGCCAGCGGACATTGAACCGGCACCGAGTTTTGGCGCCCGGATACGCGCGGATTTCATTGCCGGCATGGGCAAGGTGCAGGGCCAGTTCGTGATTCTGCTGAATATCCAGCAGGCACTGAACACCCGTGAAATGGCCGAACTGGCCGCTATTGCGGACAACAACGATGGCTACAACAGCTGA
- a CDS encoding CheR family methyltransferase, which yields MATTAEVKPASAAGCAPVLGEAEFREFQQMIFAVAGIHMPASKKTMVAGRLSKRLKALQLNSYGAYWQHLRQDTAEKQTAVDLLTTNETYFFREPRHFEFLRDKVLPQHSRRRPFRLWSAACSSGEEAYSAAMVLSDALGKTGWEVLASDISTEVLGRASKGRYPMTRTDKIPQECLKRYCLRGIGEAEGSLMVDPALRARVDFRQVNLNIRLPDVGLFDVIFLRNVMIYFNAETKRQVVSRLRSCLQPGGYLIIGHSETLNGFDTGLDVVMPSVYQAAK from the coding sequence ATGGCTACAACAGCTGAAGTAAAGCCTGCCTCTGCGGCGGGCTGTGCCCCGGTCCTCGGCGAAGCCGAGTTCCGGGAGTTCCAGCAGATGATCTTCGCGGTGGCGGGCATCCACATGCCCGCCAGCAAAAAAACCATGGTGGCCGGGCGTTTATCAAAGCGCCTGAAAGCCCTTCAATTGAACAGTTACGGCGCCTACTGGCAGCACCTGCGCCAGGACACCGCCGAAAAACAGACAGCGGTGGACCTGTTAACCACCAACGAAACCTATTTCTTCCGCGAGCCGCGGCATTTTGAATTCCTGCGGGACAAAGTTCTGCCCCAACATTCGCGACGTCGGCCCTTCCGGCTATGGAGTGCCGCCTGCTCCAGCGGAGAAGAGGCCTACAGCGCCGCCATGGTGCTGTCGGATGCTCTGGGGAAAACGGGCTGGGAAGTCCTGGCCTCGGACATCAGCACCGAAGTGCTCGGACGCGCCAGTAAGGGCCGCTACCCCATGACCCGCACCGACAAGATCCCCCAGGAATGTCTCAAGCGCTATTGTCTTAGGGGTATCGGGGAGGCCGAGGGCAGCCTGATGGTCGACCCTGCCCTCAGGGCCAGGGTGGATTTCCGGCAGGTAAACCTGAACATCCGGCTGCCGGATGTTGGGCTGTTTGACGTGATCTTTCTGCGCAACGTGATGATCTATTTCAACGCCGAAACAAAACGACAGGTGGTCAGCCGGCTGCGAAGCTGTCTTCAGCCAGGCGGCTATCTGATCATCGGCCATTCCGAAACACTCAATGGGTTCGACACGGGGCTGGATGTGGTCATGCCCTCTGTCTACCAGGCGGCAAAATGA
- a CDS encoding chemotaxis protein CheD translates to MTTALESGIDIFLHPGEWYFGDRHTRIYTTLGSCVAITLWHPQLKLGAMCHYMLPGDAHPHSDEALNARYGEDAMRLMVAEIRRMGTRPGDYEAKLFGGASMFDVGPGGGSVARRNIQAAEALMQRYELKTVARSLGGCGYRQLVFNIANGDVWVRQGDGSADSRQANGSGEVA, encoded by the coding sequence ATGACAACGGCACTCGAATCAGGCATCGATATTTTCCTGCACCCCGGCGAGTGGTACTTCGGCGATCGGCATACGCGCATTTACACCACCCTGGGGTCCTGTGTTGCCATTACCCTGTGGCATCCGCAGCTCAAGCTTGGGGCCATGTGCCACTACATGCTACCGGGTGACGCTCACCCTCATTCCGATGAGGCTCTGAATGCGCGCTACGGGGAAGACGCCATGCGGCTGATGGTCGCAGAAATCCGACGAATGGGTACACGCCCCGGCGACTACGAAGCCAAGCTTTTCGGCGGAGCAAGCATGTTCGATGTCGGGCCCGGCGGCGGCTCTGTGGCTCGTCGCAACATCCAGGCGGCAGAGGCCCTTATGCAACGATACGAACTGAAAACAGTCGCCCGCAGCCTTGGTGGCTGCGGGTATCGACAGCTGGTCTTCAATATTGCCAATGGCGACGTCTGGGTAAGACAGGGCGACGGCAGTGCCGACAGCAGGCAGGCTAATGGTTCCGGAGAAGTCGCATGA
- a CDS encoding protein-glutamate methylesterase/protein-glutamine glutaminase: protein MTTPVSVFIVDDSAVVRQVLTQMLGADPGIRIAGSAPDPIFALQKMQRDWPDVIVLDVEMPRMDGITFLRKLMQERPTPVVICSTLTEKGADTTLQALSAGAVDIITKPKVGLKDFLQSGSQHMLQVVKAAARASLGPVRAPRAAPPAERRPVAPAAMSQTTDQVVALGTSTGGTHALEAVLTRMPADCPGIVVVQHMPEKFTAAFANRLNQLCRCEVREAADGDRVIPGLVLIAPGGRHMQLRRSGAQYRVSVADGPPVNRHKPSVDVLFRSVAQVAGRNALGIIMTGMGDDGANGLLAMRQAGAHTIAQDRDTCVVFGMPREAIERGAAVEILPLGIMAEAITGSRAGKRNAAEA from the coding sequence ATGACTACCCCTGTGAGCGTTTTTATCGTCGACGATTCCGCCGTCGTCCGGCAGGTGCTGACACAAATGCTGGGAGCAGACCCGGGCATTCGCATTGCCGGCTCCGCCCCTGACCCGATTTTTGCCCTGCAGAAAATGCAGCGGGACTGGCCGGATGTCATTGTGCTGGATGTGGAAATGCCCCGCATGGATGGCATTACCTTCCTGCGCAAGTTGATGCAGGAACGCCCGACGCCGGTCGTTATCTGCTCAACACTGACGGAAAAAGGGGCGGACACCACGCTACAGGCTCTGTCAGCCGGGGCCGTGGATATCATCACCAAACCCAAAGTGGGCCTGAAGGATTTTCTGCAATCCGGCAGCCAGCACATGCTTCAGGTAGTCAAGGCAGCGGCCCGCGCCAGCCTGGGACCTGTTCGCGCCCCCAGGGCTGCCCCACCGGCGGAACGCAGGCCGGTTGCCCCTGCGGCAATGAGCCAGACGACAGACCAGGTGGTAGCACTGGGTACCTCGACCGGCGGCACCCATGCGCTGGAAGCAGTCTTGACGCGCATGCCGGCCGACTGCCCCGGTATCGTGGTGGTGCAGCATATGCCCGAGAAGTTCACAGCAGCTTTCGCGAACCGACTCAACCAGCTGTGTCGCTGTGAAGTGCGCGAGGCGGCAGATGGAGACCGGGTTATTCCAGGTCTGGTATTGATCGCCCCCGGTGGCAGACATATGCAGCTCAGAAGGAGTGGTGCCCAGTACCGGGTTAGCGTTGCCGATGGCCCGCCGGTCAACCGACACAAGCCCTCGGTAGATGTGTTATTCCGTTCCGTGGCTCAGGTAGCCGGGCGAAACGCCCTTGGCATCATCATGACCGGCATGGGTGATGACGGTGCCAACGGTCTTCTGGCAATGCGTCAGGCTGGTGCCCATACCATTGCCCAGGATCGTGACACTTGTGTGGTATTCGGCATGCCGCGGGAAGCGATTGAACGAGGAGCGGCCGTCGAAATTCTCCCTCTGGGCATTATGGCTGAGGCCATCACAGGCAGCCGGGCCGGAAAACGAAATGCCGCAGAAGCCTGA
- a CDS encoding PAS domain-containing sensor histidine kinase — protein sequence MVLPIDTIPGAMLRVDPAGGICELNQAAQKLDSGLAKDENLFDWISENSRENLKFCLHSENHNPDHSREFEASIGTRRFRFAIAGETCPDHSRFVQITDITEYRALSERVAMNEQRYRSLFTENPDAVCSLDLNGRLVETNHCTDHLTGFGKEQLCNAPWESLVDQADRDAARLCFDAALAGRPCSYRCTVIGRNGRRSIAEVTYIPTLADGEVVGVFGIARDKTERHRLEESRRLLEACMAQIQDVIIITETEPLDEPGPPIIYVNDGVERMTGFRPDEILGKTPRMFQGPETDARALERIRKALEARKPVKDVLVNYCKDGEPFWNEIEIVPIPAAGKAGKAYFASVQRDITQSMQRESELRRSREELRRLSQAQEQILEQERRRIARDLHDELGQTLTALKLSLGMALDDMNELLPDHVRRLEKIVGHVDEAVEKVRDISANLRPAMLDDLGFEAAAEWFLNECESRTGLGLQWNSEPSGESVLKGDVATALFRILQECMTNISRHSDASSVCVDYRESDERVTLDVRDNGAGFDPGKVRKSGFGLVGMRERVAMMGGDLTVESAIGKGVHISVMLPREEVTQ from the coding sequence ATGGTACTTCCAATCGATACGATCCCCGGCGCCATGCTAAGGGTCGATCCAGCGGGCGGGATATGCGAACTGAACCAGGCCGCCCAGAAACTGGATAGCGGTCTGGCGAAGGATGAAAACCTCTTCGACTGGATCAGTGAAAACTCTCGGGAGAACCTGAAATTCTGCCTTCACTCAGAAAACCATAACCCTGACCATTCCCGCGAGTTCGAAGCCAGCATTGGTACGCGCCGCTTCCGCTTTGCCATTGCAGGCGAGACCTGCCCCGACCATTCCCGGTTTGTTCAGATAACGGACATCACCGAGTACCGGGCCCTTTCCGAACGTGTCGCCATGAACGAGCAGCGTTACCGTTCACTGTTTACCGAAAACCCGGATGCAGTTTGCAGTCTCGATCTGAACGGGCGCCTGGTGGAAACCAACCACTGCACAGACCACCTGACCGGCTTCGGCAAGGAACAGCTCTGCAATGCGCCCTGGGAATCGCTGGTGGATCAGGCGGATCGCGACGCGGCAAGACTCTGTTTCGACGCCGCCCTGGCTGGCAGGCCCTGCAGTTATCGATGCACGGTAATCGGCCGCAACGGCCGTCGTTCCATAGCTGAAGTAACCTATATCCCCACGCTTGCCGATGGCGAAGTGGTGGGGGTTTTCGGCATTGCCCGGGATAAAACCGAACGTCACCGGCTGGAAGAAAGCCGGCGTTTACTGGAAGCCTGTATGGCGCAGATTCAGGACGTGATAATCATCACCGAAACAGAACCCCTGGATGAGCCGGGTCCGCCAATCATTTATGTAAACGATGGCGTAGAGCGGATGACCGGCTTTCGGCCAGACGAGATTCTGGGCAAAACCCCACGTATGTTCCAGGGCCCGGAAACAGACGCCAGGGCACTGGAAAGAATCAGGAAAGCACTTGAAGCCCGGAAACCGGTCAAGGACGTACTGGTCAACTACTGCAAGGATGGCGAACCCTTCTGGAATGAAATTGAAATTGTGCCCATTCCTGCTGCTGGCAAAGCGGGCAAAGCCTATTTTGCCTCAGTGCAGCGAGACATCACCCAGAGCATGCAGCGAGAGTCGGAGCTACGACGCTCCCGCGAAGAGTTGCGTCGACTCAGCCAGGCCCAGGAGCAGATACTGGAACAGGAAAGACGTCGCATTGCCCGCGACCTGCACGACGAACTGGGCCAGACACTCACAGCATTAAAGCTGAGCCTGGGGATGGCACTGGACGACATGAACGAACTGCTACCCGACCATGTTCGTCGGCTGGAAAAGATCGTCGGGCACGTGGACGAGGCGGTTGAGAAAGTGAGGGATATTTCCGCCAACCTCCGCCCTGCCATGCTGGACGATCTGGGTTTTGAAGCAGCGGCCGAATGGTTTCTTAACGAATGCGAGAGTCGCACCGGCCTCGGTCTTCAGTGGAACTCCGAGCCATCGGGGGAAAGTGTATTGAAAGGCGACGTTGCAACCGCCCTGTTCCGGATACTGCAGGAATGCATGACCAACATCAGCCGCCACTCGGACGCATCGTCTGTGTGTGTTGACTACCGTGAATCGGACGAAAGAGTGACTCTGGACGTTCGGGATAACGGTGCAGGCTTTGACCCGGGCAAGGTTCGCAAGTCAGGCTTTGGCCTGGTAGGGATGCGCGAGCGCGTCGCCATGATGGGTGGAGATCTGACCGTTGAATCGGCCATTGGCAAAGGGGTTCACATCAGCGTGATGCTGCCCCGTGAGGAGGTTACCCAATGA
- a CDS encoding response regulator, whose amino-acid sequence MISVYIADDHSIVREGMRSLIATAKDMNVIGEAPNGDQALAEVPECQPSVFLMDMSMPGCSGLELIEKVRRRAPQTRVLVLSMHREDHYATRTIRAGANGFITKTQPPGEILQALRKVAEGQVYITPELANKMAINALTGQSEELPHARMTKREYEIFLDLARGLSVGEIAEKLFVSSKTVSTHKARLMEKLGAQNISDLVRYALSQDLL is encoded by the coding sequence ATGATCAGTGTCTACATTGCGGACGACCACAGTATTGTACGGGAAGGGATGCGCTCGCTGATTGCCACCGCGAAAGACATGAACGTAATCGGCGAAGCCCCCAATGGCGATCAGGCGCTCGCCGAAGTGCCAGAGTGCCAACCTTCCGTATTTCTGATGGATATGAGCATGCCCGGCTGCTCCGGACTGGAACTGATTGAAAAGGTTCGGCGCCGGGCACCACAGACCCGCGTGCTGGTACTCAGCATGCATCGTGAAGACCACTACGCTACCCGCACAATCCGTGCCGGTGCCAACGGCTTCATCACCAAAACGCAACCGCCTGGGGAAATACTTCAGGCCCTGCGAAAAGTGGCAGAGGGGCAGGTGTACATCACCCCAGAGCTGGCCAACAAGATGGCCATTAATGCGCTCACGGGCCAGTCAGAGGAACTACCCCACGCCCGTATGACCAAACGCGAGTACGAAATCTTCCTGGACCTGGCCCGAGGCCTGTCCGTGGGGGAGATAGCCGAAAAACTCTTCGTCAGCTCCAAGACCGTGAGTACCCACAAGGCCCGTCTGATGGAAAAACTCGGCGCCCAGAACATTTCGGACCTGGTGCGCTACGCCCTTTCACAGGATCTTCTATAG
- a CDS encoding putative bifunctional diguanylate cyclase/phosphodiesterase: MTASEERRSLVSGDPISIPLASASAIPLVTTGLPARQRLSVELARAVADGQRLATFVIKVSDLGQINHSRGYGAGDEVIRELVRRIDTSHCQARFGGRLGGGHFMATACTSGPHEDSTEYFVNIINTLIDGITQPIHLSDGPVYVSCRIGASVAPTDTSLSDELLCNAELALRSALFASYAFYLPGLREEVYDRMTLRSALAGAMERDEFHLAYQPQVCQQSGRVFGAEALLRWQSKSLGSVSPARFIPVAEAAGLMPELGNWVLIHACRQARAWLDAGTPLRVSVNACAAQLETGDFLERVEDALFQSRLPANLLEVEVTESMLIRQVDENRNTLSAIRKLGVKLGLDDFGTGYSSLAYLRNFTFDTLKIDRLFVSGLTEENRTDVLVRAIIAIGHELGNEVIAEGIETEGQKSALMALGCTRMQGFLFGRPVPASELEKLLVPEAIDG; encoded by the coding sequence ATGACGGCATCGGAAGAAAGACGCAGTTTAGTGTCGGGCGACCCCATAAGTATTCCGCTTGCATCAGCCTCCGCTATACCGCTGGTCACGACCGGCTTGCCTGCGCGCCAGAGGCTCTCCGTAGAGCTGGCAAGGGCGGTTGCAGACGGACAGCGGCTGGCCACTTTTGTGATCAAAGTCAGCGATCTGGGGCAGATCAACCATTCCAGAGGTTACGGGGCAGGCGATGAAGTTATCCGGGAACTGGTTCGCCGCATAGACACCAGCCACTGCCAAGCCAGGTTCGGCGGTCGGCTGGGCGGTGGGCACTTCATGGCTACCGCCTGCACCAGTGGCCCCCATGAGGATAGCACCGAATATTTCGTCAACATCATCAACACCCTTATTGACGGCATTACCCAGCCAATACACCTGAGCGACGGCCCTGTTTACGTCAGTTGCCGTATCGGCGCCAGCGTGGCACCCACGGACACCAGCCTGTCGGATGAACTGTTATGCAATGCCGAACTCGCCCTGCGAAGTGCACTCTTCGCCAGTTACGCATTCTACCTGCCCGGGCTGAGGGAAGAAGTCTACGACCGGATGACCCTGCGCTCTGCTCTGGCCGGGGCAATGGAGCGCGACGAATTTCATCTGGCTTACCAACCCCAGGTCTGCCAGCAGTCCGGCCGGGTTTTCGGGGCTGAAGCGCTACTGCGATGGCAATCGAAGAGCCTGGGCTCGGTTTCCCCCGCACGTTTTATTCCGGTCGCAGAAGCCGCCGGCTTGATGCCCGAACTTGGCAACTGGGTGTTGATTCACGCCTGCCGTCAGGCGCGCGCCTGGCTGGACGCTGGCACACCCCTGCGGGTATCGGTCAATGCCTGTGCCGCCCAGCTGGAAACCGGAGACTTCCTGGAGCGTGTGGAAGACGCCCTTTTCCAGAGCCGACTGCCCGCCAATCTGCTGGAGGTGGAAGTCACGGAAAGCATGCTGATCCGCCAGGTGGATGAAAACCGGAACACCCTGAGCGCTATCCGTAAACTGGGCGTCAAGCTGGGACTGGACGATTTTGGTACCGGTTACTCCAGCCTCGCCTATCTTCGGAATTTTACATTCGATACCCTGAAGATCGACCGGCTGTTTGTCAGCGGACTGACCGAGGAAAACCGAACGGATGTGCTGGTGCGGGCCATCATCGCCATTGGCCATGAACTGGGCAATGAGGTAATAGCGGAAGGCATCGAAACCGAAGGCCAGAAAAGCGCTCTGATGGCACTAGGCTGCACCCGGATGCAAGGGTTTCTGTTCGGTCGGCCCGTGCCGGCGTCGGAACTCGAGAAGCTCCTGGTACCGGAGGCAATTGATGGCTGA
- a CDS encoding complex I NDUFA9 subunit family protein, translating to MAEQIVTVLGGTGFLGSSIVSDLLEAGYRVRIACRHPERTTQPQSEYAEMVTCDLLDEHSLRQALEGATAMVNAVALYNERHGLTFDQIHVQGAGRAARCALDMGVERQILFSGIGASTASASKYVRARAQGEAAVRESFPNTIVLRPSTLCDQHAGFVSALKMLTTFPVIPLFSQGKTRLQPVYVGDIAKAVRWCIEMPETAGKTFELGGGGTYTYRECIDLVLEHQGRKRPKIPLPFTFWRLLAAILGRLPNPPLNRDQVILMENDNVVGRNVGTFSDLGIQPTSLQAVLDQTDH from the coding sequence ATGGCTGAGCAAATCGTTACCGTTCTGGGGGGAACCGGGTTTCTCGGGTCCTCCATCGTGAGCGACCTTCTGGAAGCCGGATATCGCGTCCGCATTGCCTGCCGGCATCCGGAACGGACGACCCAACCACAATCAGAATACGCCGAAATGGTTACTTGTGACCTGCTGGATGAGCATTCCCTGCGGCAGGCACTTGAAGGTGCCACCGCCATGGTTAACGCCGTCGCCCTTTACAATGAAAGGCACGGACTCACCTTTGACCAGATCCACGTTCAGGGCGCCGGCAGAGCCGCGCGCTGCGCCCTGGACATGGGCGTTGAACGACAGATCCTGTTTTCCGGAATCGGCGCCAGCACCGCCTCGGCCTCGAAGTACGTCCGCGCCCGGGCCCAGGGCGAAGCAGCCGTTCGCGAGTCCTTTCCGAACACCATCGTTCTTCGGCCCAGCACCCTCTGTGATCAACACGCGGGCTTTGTCAGCGCTCTGAAAATGCTGACCACATTCCCCGTGATTCCACTGTTTAGCCAGGGAAAGACCCGGCTTCAGCCGGTGTACGTGGGCGATATAGCAAAGGCGGTCCGATGGTGCATTGAAATGCCCGAAACGGCCGGCAAAACCTTCGAACTGGGCGGAGGGGGGACTTACACCTACCGTGAGTGCATCGATCTCGTTCTTGAACACCAGGGTCGCAAGCGACCGAAAATCCCCCTGCCGTTTACCTTTTGGCGCTTACTCGCAGCGATCCTCGGCAGGCTGCCGAATCCGCCATTGAACCGGGATCAGGTCATCCTGATGGAGAACGACAATGTGGTTGGCCGCAACGTGGGTACCTTCAGCGACCTGGGCATTCAGCCAACCAGCCTGCAAGCCGTTCTTGATCAGACAGACCACTAG
- a CDS encoding MFS transporter, which produces MTSVSSTGFALFGAALIAISYGLARFAFGLFVPPIRADLGLTPFLIGIIGALPLISFVFASAVAPMAAIRLGARNTAVMSGVFGVVGLVLISQSTGPLSLGVGVFSCGICTGLMMPALTAAMQVLVDRSLHGRVSSVMNAGTSIGVAVSVPVVLFMAGLWRYAYMAFAVMAVIGVFAAWYVIPSVSRVTPSNAASPEPISALQWWRLLRLSAFAFAMGFVSAAYWIFAPDLVVTLGELPSSATGWIWLAVGVAGLGGAVAADIADRNNPPVTQALMLMMLAASLALLAASPAQIWLAGFSALVFGLAYMSLTGLYLMTGIRLLPGRLSMGPVLPFIAVSLGQAVGSPVVGVLVNNFGYAIAFATFSAIGICVALLSPLYPRYIDQGGDEEAEEETGLQAAYDYQLVDEEGEPYSYEEEEQAKS; this is translated from the coding sequence GTGACGTCCGTATCGAGCACAGGATTTGCCCTGTTTGGTGCAGCCTTGATTGCGATCAGTTACGGGCTCGCGCGCTTTGCCTTTGGCCTGTTTGTGCCGCCTATTCGAGCGGACCTGGGCCTGACTCCTTTTCTGATTGGTATTATCGGCGCGTTACCCCTGATCAGCTTTGTGTTCGCCTCGGCGGTTGCTCCGATGGCCGCGATCCGGCTTGGCGCCCGCAACACAGCAGTTATGTCCGGTGTATTCGGGGTCGTCGGCCTGGTATTGATCAGCCAGTCCACGGGACCTCTTTCCCTGGGAGTGGGTGTGTTTTCCTGCGGTATCTGTACCGGATTGATGATGCCAGCACTGACCGCGGCCATGCAGGTTCTGGTTGATCGATCGCTGCATGGGCGGGTCAGTTCGGTAATGAATGCCGGTACCAGCATCGGCGTTGCCGTTTCGGTGCCTGTTGTTCTCTTCATGGCCGGTCTCTGGCGCTACGCGTATATGGCTTTCGCGGTGATGGCGGTGATCGGTGTATTTGCAGCCTGGTATGTCATCCCGTCGGTATCGCGGGTTACACCGTCTAATGCAGCGTCACCAGAGCCGATCAGCGCTTTGCAGTGGTGGCGGCTGCTACGGTTGTCGGCGTTTGCCTTTGCCATGGGATTTGTCTCTGCCGCCTACTGGATCTTTGCGCCGGATCTGGTGGTGACCCTGGGCGAACTACCGTCTTCCGCAACGGGCTGGATCTGGCTTGCGGTGGGCGTTGCCGGGCTGGGAGGCGCCGTGGCGGCCGACATCGCCGACCGAAACAATCCGCCGGTCACCCAGGCCCTGATGTTGATGATGCTGGCGGCAAGCCTGGCGTTGCTGGCCGCCAGCCCTGCCCAGATCTGGTTGGCAGGGTTTTCCGCGCTGGTGTTCGGGCTTGCCTATATGAGCCTGACCGGCCTGTACCTGATGACCGGCATCCGGCTGTTGCCCGGCCGGCTGTCCATGGGGCCGGTGCTGCCGTTCATTGCGGTTTCGTTGGGTCAGGCCGTCGGGTCGCCGGTTGTCGGTGTGTTGGTCAATAATTTCGGGTATGCCATTGCCTTTGCCACGTTTTCCGCCATCGGTATCTGCGTGGCGCTTCTGTCCCCGCTCTATCCCCGTTATATCGACCAGGGAGGCGATGAAGAAGCCGAAGAGGAAACTGGCCTGCAGGCAGCCTACGATTACCAGTTGGTCGACGAAGAGGGCGAGCCATACAGCTACGAGGAAGAAGAGCAGGCCAAAAGCTAG
- a CDS encoding DUF3096 domain-containing protein, producing MTLHLELAPLISLGAGIGILVFPKLLNYIVAGYLIAMGVLGLVGHSF from the coding sequence ATGACCCTGCATCTTGAACTCGCTCCCCTCATCAGCCTGGGTGCCGGCATCGGCATTCTGGTCTTCCCGAAACTGCTGAACTACATCGTCGCCGGGTATTTGATTGCCATGGGCGTGCTTGGCCTGGTTGGCCATTCGTTCTGA